The DNA segment CAGAACTGGAGAAGGTCAGAGTCCTGTTAGCACAGGCACGCGATCTCCGCTACGAGGTGTCCAGAGATTCGGATGCATACAGCAGTATGTTAAGTACGATAGAGGCTCAGGTTGGGAATCAGGCTCATGCTTCAAACCAGGAGCAAGGTGATTTCGCTCTTTTTGCGGCATATCAGGAAGCTGCAGCATCGCGTTCCCTTGAAATCCCTGCATTGCAGCCCATTACTTCTGCTGATGCAGTAGATACACACCAAGTAGATTTGATTATGGAATCTCCTGAAGCAATAACTGTATTGGTACAGCAATATGAAAGCTTGAAGAACGAGCAGGCTGATTGGCGCGATGAGTTCGATGCTATTGAGAAACAAGCTCAATCATTACATCATAAATTAGCTGAAATACAGAGCAAGCTGGCCACGGCTAGGGCAGAGGCGGCCTCGGCTGCCACGTTGGCCGAACAGTCTCGTCAAACCTGTCTGGCATGCCGGGATGACCTTGCTAAACTAGTTCAGGAATGGGAGGAAGAGCATCCTGGTTTTTCTCCTGAGGAAGCAGTAAGCCGAATGGAACAAATTCACGAACGCGACCAGATCACGGAGGAGATCAAGCAACGTTTGCTTCTTAGCATACCTTTTATCGAGGAGAAGACAGCGAAGATCGTTCAGTTACAGCGTGAAATCACCGAACTCGATAAATTATTGCTGCAATGGGAAGTTCAACTCCAGGGCAAAGAGGATTTGCTCCGTGATAAAAAGGCAAGGCTCACGACGTGGATCGGTGAGGAATCCGTCGAAATTCTACTACAGAAAACTCGACAGCGCATTGAGTTGCTGCGGACAAGGGCCGAAGCAAGCAAGCAGCGTCAATCAGCAGCGGAGATAGAACGTCAACGGCTGAGTCAGGAAGATGTGCTGGCGCAGCAAGCTGCCTTGGCCGCTCAGGAGCAGGAAGCGAAGCAGCTGGAGCAGTGGCAGGCAGAATTGGCAGCTTCTCCATTCGATCATGAACAGCAAGTCTCGGAGGCGCTCATGGACGGGGAGCAGATGAAGTCCCTGGAGCAGCAAATTCAATCGCATCGGGATGCCGAGCGAGAGCTGGTGATTAATCTCAAGGAGCTAGAGGCTAAGCTGGAAGGCCGTAATGTAACGGAAGAGGAGTGGCAGGAGTGCAGCGAAGCCTTACGATTGGCCAAAGAGCAGGACGAGGCTGCATTGCAACTGAAGGCAAGGACACAGCGAGATTTAGAGGATCTTGAAAAGAGGCATATCCGCTGGCAGGAGCTCGAGGGAGCTCGATTGAAGCGAGTGCATGAGGCTGAATTGCTTGCAAAGCTTCAATCTTCTCTCCGGGGGAATGCATTCGTGGAGTATGTAGCGGAAGAGCAGTTGATGAATGTCAGCCAGGCCGCCTCACAGCGGCTGCGATTTCTGACGAACCAGAGGTATGCGCTGGAGTGCGATTCCGGTGGCGGATTCGTGATTCGCGACGATGCTAATGGCGGAGTAAAGCGGCCCGTAGCTACTCTGTCAGGCGGAGAGACATTCCTTACTTCCCTGGCCCTAGCATTGGCTCTATCCGCGCAAATACAGCTTCGCGGCCAGTATCCGCTACAGTTTTTCTTCTTGGATGAAGGCTTTGGAACACTGGATCCAGAGCTGCTGGATACGGTTATAACTTCTTTAGAACACCTTCATCACGACCATCTGTCCGTCGGAATTATTAGTCACGTGGCTGAGCTTCGCGCTAGATTGGCCCGTAAGCTGATCGTCATCCCTGCAGAAAGCGGTGGCGAGGGCTCGCGGGTTATGCTGGAGAGCTTGTAGCAGAAGGCCAGCAGATGGAAAGTTTTTATTAAGAAGAGACAACTATTTAACTCGAATTATTATGATTAAAAAAAGGCGTAAAACAATTTCGTGAAAGCGTGATGTACATCACAGATACAGTTTCATCCGGCTGTTATACTACAGTTAGCCGACATCATTTTGCAAGCACCCCGTCGGACGTATTGGTGACAGAGACTCTTTTGGGTCCAATACGTCCGTACGATCAGCGAACTCGTTCTCGAGGGAGCTGGGTGCTTCTTTTTTTTGCTAATTTTAGGTATGATGGTACATATATATTCGTAGGAGGCATTGAAATGGAAAATTGTTTGTTTTGCAAAATTGCGAATGGATCCGTCCCATCAAACAAAGTGTACGAAGATGATACTTTTCTCGTGTTCCATGATATTCAGCCGGCAGCGCCCACACATGTGCTAATTATTCCCAAAAAACATATTGCAACGATGAATGATGTGGGGCCTGAGGATTATGCAATGATCGGAGAATTACATCGTGTAGCCCAGGAGGCGGCGAAAAAGCTGGGGGTTGCCGAGACGGGCTATCGCCTCATCAATAACTGCGGCCCTGACAGTGGACAAGCAGTCTATCATATTCACTACCATTTGATAGGCGGAGCGAAACTTGGTGCGCTTGTTCAAAGTTCCGATTCACACGCCATCTAAAAATTTCAAGTTGAAAATGAATGATAAAAACTAGGTGTTTGGTTGACACCCTATTTATTTTTCCCCTATAATGAAGTGTGATGAACCGTGTTATGCTCTTGGACGGTCTGGTCGGAGGGAGGGAAAACTGGTGTCTGAAACTAAAGTTCGCAAAAACGAGACGATTGATGCTGCACTTCGTCGCTTTAAGCGTTCCATCGCAAAGGATGGCGTATTGGCTGAGGTGAAGAAACGCAAGCATTATGAAAAGCCAAGCGTAAAGCGCAAGAAAAAGTCCGAGGCTGCTCGTAAGAGAAAGTTTTAGGAGGAATTAGCTACCAATGAATCTTAGCGAGCGATTGAACGAAGATATGAAGCAAGCGATGAAGAGTCAAGACAAGTTCAAACTCTCCACCATTCGAATGGTTCGTGCTACGATCAAGAATCTTGAAATAGATTTGAAAAGACCTTTGAACGATAATGAAGTGCTTGATATCCTAAGTCGTGAAATCAAACAGCGCAAAGATGCCCTCCAAGAATTTGAAAATGCAGGACGCGATGATCTTGCTGCAAAGGTCAAAGCTGAAGCTGAGATTATTGCCGTGTACCTTCCTGAACAGCTTACAGAAGAAGAAATTAAAGTCATTGTACAGCAGACCATCCAGGAAACCGGTGCTTCTTCGAAGGCGGATATCGGGAAAGTCATGAGCGCCCTAATGCCCAAGGTCAAAGGCCGGGCAGACGGTAAGCTTGTGAATCAAGCGGTTCAGCAGCTTTTGCAATAGCATACGCAAATGAACACCTTCTACATTCTGTAGAAGGTGTTTTTTGTGTGTAATTAAAGTTAGTGATGTAGACACATGAAATACTGTTGCTCTACGAAACAGCAGCATATGAATTCAAATATAAGCATAATCCAGTTAAACTCCAAGCTGAATTTTATAAAAAGGGTACCTGTTAAACAGTTTATCTCCCCTGCCTCCTTTTTATCCGGCTCTCATAAATTCATTCTCTCTCATAAATTCATTCTTGGGCGCATATTTTGTAGGGTAGAGGAAGGAGGGTTGCCTCAAATGAGCCAGCTATCACGGAGAATTCGCAAATGGGCGGTCGAAGCGCTCGACTTGCCGGGGGATCTTGTATTCGATTTACCGAGGCTCACCATGATCGGCAACAAGCAACTGCTGATTGAGAATCATCATGGCCTAGTTCACTTCTCTCCAGAGGAAATGCATCTTGAGTTAAAGCAGGGGATGCTGAAGGTGGAGGGAGCAGAGCTTGTGATCAAGGCAATCATGCCCGAGGAAATCATGATTGAAGGCCGGATTTTCGGCATTAAATATCAGGGAGTGGAGGAGTGAATCGCGTGAAATCATCGGTGTTATCCCGTTTGCGCGGCAGCGTGACGATTGTCGTCCGTGGTCAGCATCTCGAGAAGCTGATTAATGAGCTGGCCAAGGAAGGCATAGAGATATGGAATGTGCGTTCCCTACCGGAGCGAAAGATGGAGATGGACGTTCATTTGGACGATTATTTCTCCCTTCGTCCATTATTAAAGCGGACAGGCTGCAGGATGTCCGTAAAACACCGCATCGGTATGCCCTTTTTACTGAGCAGGTTGTGGCGCCGCAAGATTTTCATCGGCGGGTTTGCTATGTTTATCGCAACAGTATTTGCTCTCTCCTCGCTTGTGTGGGATATTGAGGTACAAGGAAATGATAAAATATCTACGGAAGATGTACTGCTTGCTGCTCGCGAAGAAGGAATTTATCCTTTTCAATGGATATTCCGCATGCCTAAGCAGGACAAGTTATCGGCTGAATTAACGCGCAAGCTGGCGGGGACATCCTGGGTTGGCGTATCTCGAAGCGGAACGCGAATTACCATCCAGGTCGTGGAAGCAACGCGTCCGAAGGAAGAGGAACTGTACAGCCCAAGCCATCTTATAAGCAATTCTGATGCCATTATTACGCACATTTATGCCGAGCGAGGTCAGCTTGAAGCGAAGAAGCATGATCGGGTAAGGAAAGGCCAGGTACTTATTGCTGGGGTTCAAGGGGATAGCTATGTCGTGGCTAAAGGGGAAATCAGGGGAATTGTTTGGCACGAGTACAACATTGAGGTACCGTTGGTGCGGAAACAGAATGTATATACCGGCGACAAAAAGGTGAAGGGTTATTTGTTTTTTGGCCAAACGGCTTTTCAAATTACCGGCTATGGAAGCAACGGGTTCGCCCATTTCCAAACCCTGACCGAGCTAGACCCGCTAACTTGGAGAAGTCTGAAGCTCCCAATCGGCTGGATGAGCGAGAAGCAGCTGGAGACGACGGAAATTCAATTGAAGATTTCGGAAAAACAAGCAAAAGAAGACGGAATCCAAAGAGCTTTGAGGGACGTTTACGCGAAACATGGTGTCGAATCGAAAATAATAAGTCAAAAAATTTTGCATGAGAAGTCAGACAATGGTAAAGTTTATATGAAAGTGCTTTTTGAAGTAGAGCAGAATATAGCGGAAGAACTTCCGATAGTACATGAGCAAGGAGAATGAGTCTATTTGTCAGAACAAATTTTGCATACAAAAATCACATTACAAAATGCATCTGAAGGGTTATCGTTATTCGGACCACAGGATACCTTTTTGAAGCTGATCGAGCACAACGTAAGTGCTGGAATCGTTTTGCGGGAGTCGGAGATTTCAATCCGTGGCGAGTCCCGTCAGGTGGGAATTGCTAAGCAGTTGTTTGAAGTTCTGCTGGAGCTGATCCGTAACGGCTACATATTGACAGAGAGGGATGTACTCTACGCCATCGATTTGGCGAAGGATCTCCGTGCGGATCAATTGCTTGATTTATTCAAGGGTGAGATTGCTATAACCTATCGTGGAAAGCCGATTCGGGTCAAAACGATTGGTCAGAAGCATTACGTGACGACGATTAAGAAGCGTGACATTGTATTTGGCGTTGGCCCGGCAGGCACGGGAAAAACCTATTTAGCGGTTGTCCTTGCAATTGCTGCTCTTAAGGAAGGCACGGTTAAACGGATTATTCTTACCCGGCCTGCGGTAGAGGCGGGAGAGAATCTCGGATTTCTACCAGGTGATTTGCAGGAAAAGGTAGATCCTTATTTGCGTCCTTTGTACGATGCTTTATATGATGTGATGGGCCCTGAGCAAACAGCTAAAGCTTTGGAGCGGGGCCTAATTGAGATTGCACCGCTCGCCTATATGCGCGGCCGGACGCTTGACGATTCTTTTATTATTTTGGACGAGGCCCAGAACACGACACCGGAGCAAATGAAGATGTTCCTAACGCGACTTGGCTTTGGTTCCAAAATGGTCATTACGGGTGATGTAACACAGATTGATTTGCCCAAAGGAAAGAAGTCGGGGCTGATCGAAGCGAAGAATATTTTGCAGGAAATTGAAGAAATCGGGTTCGTTTATTTTACGGAATCAGACGTTGTACGTCATTCGCTTGTACAGAAAATTATCGTTGCTTATGACCGTGCTGCTGAAAATCAGAGTTAGCCGGATTAGCTTGGAGCAACAGTTAAACTGATCATAGTCTCGTATCTGCTTTAAATGTTTAAATTATTTATATAAGGTTGCCGGGCTTTAAATTTTTCAGGAGGGCTGTCACTATGACCTCAAACGAAACGCAAACGCAAAAAGGTAAAATGCTGCAATCCCGAACAGCCGGATGGAAACATAGCGTATCTGTACGCTATGTTCTGTTTGCGCTGCTTATTATTATGTTCTATGCTAGTTTGGCGCCAAAGCTGTTGCCAGAAACTTATGATATTGCGGTCGGTTTGCCGAGCGACAAAGAAATCCTGGCTCCTATGGAGATTCCGGATACTAAGGCGACATTGAAGGCGCAGGAAGAGGCAGCTGAAAAAGTAGGACAAGTCTATACGATTCTGCCGCTGCGAAATGAGGTTCTCATTGGGCAAATGCTCGATCGGATCTTCCGCCTTAACCAGGATGATCAGGTGTCGACTGAAGATAAGATTAAAATTTATCGTGAAGAACTGCCGCAGCGGGCTGAAGATCATATTCAGAATTTTATTCGAAACAACCGGAATTCGCCCAGTTATTCCGATAAGCTGTTCGAGGAAGTGAACGAGCGGATTAGTGAGCAGGCTTATCAGATTTCTGAGGAGACGTTTATTAAAATCCCTCGCCTGACACCGGAGGATATTAATGAAATGAAGCCTGTGGCTGCTGATATTGTAGCGAGGCTGACTACTGATCAAATTGTGGATGCTCAGACAGCACGTGCCAAGGTTGCAGAGCAGGTGAGCACAAGCTCGTTAAGCAAGCGCGTTTCACGTGAAGTCGTTCAGGAGCTGGCCCGTCTCGCGATTACGGCCAACAAATTCTACGACGAGGAAGCGACAAAAGCAGCTAAAGTGGAGGCGCGGGAGAATACGCCGACCGTATTTATCAAACAAGGGGATGTCCTGGTGCAAAAAGGGGAGAAAATTACCCCGGAGATGTACTCCTTACTGGAAAAGAATGGACTACTTAAGGATGAAGTAAACTACTGGCCGCAATTCGGCTTAGCTATTCTGTCCTCGCTGCTGGCGTTGGGTCTTATTATGTATATCCGCCAATCGGAAGGTGTTAGTCGCTTCAAATATAACAACGCGCAGTTCGTCATGCTGCTGCTGATTATTTTAATTACGATTCTGTCGATGCATGTGGTTAATATCGTTCAGAATGAGCAGCGTCCTTATATCGGCTACATTGCGCCGATTGCAGTAGGAGCTATGCTGATAACACTACTGCTTGACATGTCACTGGCTTATATTTGTTCTATATTGTTTAGTATATTGGCTAGTATTATTCTTAATGTGAACAAAGGACAAATATTTGATTTTCAATTCGGATTTTTTGCTGTTGTGATTTCTTTTGCAGCTATATTTGCGATACACCGAGCTAGTCAGCGTTCGACGCTGCTAAAGGCAGGAATTATGATTACGCTGTTCGGCGCTCTCGCGGTATTTACGCTGATTCTGGTCGATAATAATGGCTGGACGGAATCAAGTACGTTGTATGCTATTGGATTTGCCGTGGCGGGCGGGCTGCTGACGACGATCCTTGTGATTGGTCTCATGCCGTTCTTTGAGGTTACCTTCGGTATCCTTTCTGCCTTGAAGCTGGTTGAGCTATCCAATCCAAACCATCCTTTGCTACGCAAGCTGCTTACGGAGACGCCGGGAACGTATCATCATAGCGTTATGGTCGGTAATTTGTCGGAGGCGGCCGCAGAATCGATCGGTGCTAACGGACTATTGTGCCGTGTCGGATCGTATTATCATGATATCGGGAAAACAAAGCGTCCAAGTTATTTCATCGAGAATCAGAATAATATGGAGAATCCGCATGATTTCATCGATCCTAAGCTAAGCAAATCAATCATTATCGCCCACGCCCGTGATGGGGTGGAGATGCAGAAGGATTATAAGCTCCCTAAGCCGATCCGTGATATTGCGGAGCAGCACCATGGAACGACATTTCTTCACTATTTTTATCATAAGGCGCTTAGACAGGCTGAGGAGCAGGGCATTGAACCGGACTTTACAGAGGAGGACTTTCGCTATCCTGGGCCAAAAGCGCAGTCGAAGGAATCAGCCATTGTCGGTATTGCCGACAGCGTAGAGGCAGCGGTTCGTTCTTTGCGTAAGCCAACCGTGGAACAGGTCGAAACGATGATCGAGAAGATCATTAAGAGCCGTCTTGACGACCACCAATTCAATGAATGCGATCTGACGATGCGAGAGCTGGATGTTATCGCTCAGACGCTCAAGGAAACGGTGATGGGCATTTTCCATTCGCGGATTGAGTATCCGGAAGAAATTAAAAAAGTAAGCAATGGAGAGAAAGACGGGGGGCAGGAAGGCGATGGGGCTAAAGCTTGAATGTAATAATGAGCAGGAAATCCTCGAAATCGGGGAAGATTTAATAGAGTTATTGAATACACTACTGCAAAAAGCGGGAGAGGCTGAGGGAGTCGCCGAAGGTGAAGTAGCCCTGACTTTTGTAGATGATGAGGAGATTCATACGCTTAATCGGGAATACCGGGGGGTTGATCGCCCGACGGACGTGCTCTCTTTTGCTATGAATGAGTCGGTGGAAGATGAACAGGAAATTATTTACGAGCTGGAGGAAGGCGAAGAGCTGGACGGTTTTGGTGATATGCTCGGAGATATCATAATTTCGGTGGAGACGGCGAAAGCACAAAGCGAAGAGTATGGCCATTCCTTGACTCGGGAAATTGGATTTTTGTTCGTCCATGGCTTCCTGCATTTGCTTGGCTACGATCATCAGGATGAAGCAAGTGAGGCGGAGATGATGGGGAAGCAGGAAGCTATTCTCGCCCAAGTAGGGCTGACTCGCTAATGAAGCCCGCACCGAAATGGAGCGACACATTCAGATATGCCGCTGAAGGTATTGTGTCGGCGCTGAGGTCGGAGCGGAATATGCGGATACATTTGATTGCCACAGTTATTGTGCTGCTGGCCGCTATGTATTTTAGGCTTTCAGGCCGTGATATTGCGGTGCTTCTTATTGTCATTGGTCTTGTCATTGCGGCAGAGCTGATTAACACAGCGATTGAATCCATTGTGGATCTTGTCTCGCCGGAGTGGCATCCGCTCGCGAAGAAGGCGAAGGATACGGCAGCTGGTGCTGTGCTTGTCATGGCAATGGTTGCGGTATGCGTGGGATGTTTGTTATTTTATGAGCCGATTAAGGGTTATTTTCAGTAGCTTGCTGATGACGAATTGCGAGAGGGAAATTTTTTTATCGCCTGAGGAGATGATGACAATGGAGAACACGAATTTGCTGTTAGAAGCAATTAAGGCGCGGGCTGCTGCTTATACCCCTTATTCGGGTTT comes from the Paenibacillus lentus genome and includes:
- a CDS encoding AAA family ATPase; the protein is MKPISLKLSGLQSYRSMQEIDFTALCDTGLFGIFGPTGSGKSTILDAITLAMYGKVGRASGGTQGIMNHSEDSLFVAFTFELASAQGEERYRVERRFKRQNDISVSNTISRFIEISPEGEKVVADKLADVTRCVEEKIGLKMDDFTRAVVLPQGKFAEFLSLKGAERRAMLQRLFHLEKYGDLLAQKLSRKVKENDQAHKELAAEQQGLGDASETALREAEAALKAAAALAEARRRELVEAQQRSEKLAKVRELSLERSARAAQLAKVRERDGAVAELEARLAAAAAAERIRPTLAAWKEAQQLAASRAAAAGQAREAAAVAAESARAATEAAEAAAAELGREEPVLLLRMDQLEQAKVLQAECDELQAEVKQLQAKREQGSEQHRQLGEELGKQEQLLAKAQQRKQELEERLKQNEVKASDRRHIQDALSRQQRINNAREALNKAETDEHKHLQQSTEVNTRLETLIKEEARNIEERQELIGKAWQVKERLAGLKAATIGLEERIELHDTALRRFAKERDEHQWSLRLAEALSSGQPCPVCGSTEHPLPAAPNTDTSGLQLGESELEKVRVLLAQARDLRYEVSRDSDAYSSMLSTIEAQVGNQAHASNQEQGDFALFAAYQEAAASRSLEIPALQPITSADAVDTHQVDLIMESPEAITVLVQQYESLKNEQADWRDEFDAIEKQAQSLHHKLAEIQSKLATARAEAASAATLAEQSRQTCLACRDDLAKLVQEWEEEHPGFSPEEAVSRMEQIHERDQITEEIKQRLLLSIPFIEEKTAKIVQLQREITELDKLLLQWEVQLQGKEDLLRDKKARLTTWIGEESVEILLQKTRQRIELLRTRAEASKQRQSAAEIERQRLSQEDVLAQQAALAAQEQEAKQLEQWQAELAASPFDHEQQVSEALMDGEQMKSLEQQIQSHRDAERELVINLKELEAKLEGRNVTEEEWQECSEALRLAKEQDEAALQLKARTQRDLEDLEKRHIRWQELEGARLKRVHEAELLAKLQSSLRGNAFVEYVAEEQLMNVSQAASQRLRFLTNQRYALECDSGGGFVIRDDANGGVKRPVATLSGGETFLTSLALALALSAQIQLRGQYPLQFFFLDEGFGTLDPELLDTVITSLEHLHHDHLSVGIISHVAELRARLARKLIVIPAESGGEGSRVMLESL
- the yqfC gene encoding sporulation protein YqfC — protein: MSQLSRRIRKWAVEALDLPGDLVFDLPRLTMIGNKQLLIENHHGLVHFSPEEMHLELKQGMLKVEGAELVIKAIMPEEIMIEGRIFGIKYQGVEE
- a CDS encoding GatB/YqeY domain-containing protein codes for the protein MNLSERLNEDMKQAMKSQDKFKLSTIRMVRATIKNLEIDLKRPLNDNEVLDILSREIKQRKDALQEFENAGRDDLAAKVKAEAEIIAVYLPEQLTEEEIKVIVQQTIQETGASSKADIGKVMSALMPKVKGRADGKLVNQAVQQLLQ
- a CDS encoding PhoH family protein produces the protein MSEQILHTKITLQNASEGLSLFGPQDTFLKLIEHNVSAGIVLRESEISIRGESRQVGIAKQLFEVLLELIRNGYILTERDVLYAIDLAKDLRADQLLDLFKGEIAITYRGKPIRVKTIGQKHYVTTIKKRDIVFGVGPAGTGKTYLAVVLAIAALKEGTVKRIILTRPAVEAGENLGFLPGDLQEKVDPYLRPLYDALYDVMGPEQTAKALERGLIEIAPLAYMRGRTLDDSFIILDEAQNTTPEQMKMFLTRLGFGSKMVITGDVTQIDLPKGKKSGLIEAKNILQEIEEIGFVYFTESDVVRHSLVQKIIVAYDRAAENQS
- a CDS encoding HD family phosphohydrolase: MTSNETQTQKGKMLQSRTAGWKHSVSVRYVLFALLIIMFYASLAPKLLPETYDIAVGLPSDKEILAPMEIPDTKATLKAQEEAAEKVGQVYTILPLRNEVLIGQMLDRIFRLNQDDQVSTEDKIKIYREELPQRAEDHIQNFIRNNRNSPSYSDKLFEEVNERISEQAYQISEETFIKIPRLTPEDINEMKPVAADIVARLTTDQIVDAQTARAKVAEQVSTSSLSKRVSREVVQELARLAITANKFYDEEATKAAKVEARENTPTVFIKQGDVLVQKGEKITPEMYSLLEKNGLLKDEVNYWPQFGLAILSSLLALGLIMYIRQSEGVSRFKYNNAQFVMLLLIILITILSMHVVNIVQNEQRPYIGYIAPIAVGAMLITLLLDMSLAYICSILFSILASIILNVNKGQIFDFQFGFFAVVISFAAIFAIHRASQRSTLLKAGIMITLFGALAVFTLILVDNNGWTESSTLYAIGFAVAGGLLTTILVIGLMPFFEVTFGILSALKLVELSNPNHPLLRKLLTETPGTYHHSVMVGNLSEAAAESIGANGLLCRVGSYYHDIGKTKRPSYFIENQNNMENPHDFIDPKLSKSIIIAHARDGVEMQKDYKLPKPIRDIAEQHHGTTFLHYFYHKALRQAEEQGIEPDFTEEDFRYPGPKAQSKESAIVGIADSVEAAVRSLRKPTVEQVETMIEKIIKSRLDDHQFNECDLTMRELDVIAQTLKETVMGIFHSRIEYPEEIKKVSNGEKDGGQEGDGAKA
- a CDS encoding histidine triad nucleotide-binding protein, whose protein sequence is MENCLFCKIANGSVPSNKVYEDDTFLVFHDIQPAAPTHVLIIPKKHIATMNDVGPEDYAMIGELHRVAQEAAKKLGVAETGYRLINNCGPDSGQAVYHIHYHLIGGAKLGALVQSSDSHAI
- the yqfD gene encoding sporulation protein YqfD, coding for MKSSVLSRLRGSVTIVVRGQHLEKLINELAKEGIEIWNVRSLPERKMEMDVHLDDYFSLRPLLKRTGCRMSVKHRIGMPFLLSRLWRRKIFIGGFAMFIATVFALSSLVWDIEVQGNDKISTEDVLLAAREEGIYPFQWIFRMPKQDKLSAELTRKLAGTSWVGVSRSGTRITIQVVEATRPKEEELYSPSHLISNSDAIITHIYAERGQLEAKKHDRVRKGQVLIAGVQGDSYVVAKGEIRGIVWHEYNIEVPLVRKQNVYTGDKKVKGYLFFGQTAFQITGYGSNGFAHFQTLTELDPLTWRSLKLPIGWMSEKQLETTEIQLKISEKQAKEDGIQRALRDVYAKHGVESKIISQKILHEKSDNGKVYMKVLFEVEQNIAEELPIVHEQGE
- a CDS encoding diacylglycerol kinase family protein codes for the protein MKPAPKWSDTFRYAAEGIVSALRSERNMRIHLIATVIVLLAAMYFRLSGRDIAVLLIVIGLVIAAELINTAIESIVDLVSPEWHPLAKKAKDTAAGAVLVMAMVAVCVGCLLFYEPIKGYFQ
- the rpsU gene encoding 30S ribosomal protein S21, which translates into the protein MSETKVRKNETIDAALRRFKRSIAKDGVLAEVKKRKHYEKPSVKRKKKSEAARKRKF
- the ybeY gene encoding rRNA maturation RNase YbeY, yielding MGLKLECNNEQEILEIGEDLIELLNTLLQKAGEAEGVAEGEVALTFVDDEEIHTLNREYRGVDRPTDVLSFAMNESVEDEQEIIYELEEGEELDGFGDMLGDIIISVETAKAQSEEYGHSLTREIGFLFVHGFLHLLGYDHQDEASEAEMMGKQEAILAQVGLTR